A single window of Methanobrevibacter sp. DNA harbors:
- a CDS encoding biotin transporter BioY — MNINIENYYSTRKNVFERVQDANTATKVLMSLMMACFTGIMAQIIIPLPWTPVPVTAQTFAVLCSGLFLGKKYGCLSQVLYVVLGVAFIPWFGGMTGGVETLLGSTGGFLVGFVIASYFVGAITEKYAHARNFTRMATVIGVANFALIYIPGLLGLALWLSLTQGATVGIVDLLMMGLVPFIAGDIVKILGAASVSKVCLPKD; from the coding sequence TTGAATATTAATATTGAAAATTACTACAGTACTAGAAAAAACGTTTTTGAAAGAGTACAAGATGCTAATACTGCAACCAAAGTGCTTATGTCATTAATGATGGCATGTTTTACTGGTATAATGGCGCAAATTATTATTCCACTTCCATGGACCCCAGTTCCAGTTACTGCACAAACCTTTGCAGTATTATGCTCAGGATTATTTTTAGGTAAAAAATATGGATGTTTAAGTCAAGTTTTATACGTTGTTTTAGGTGTAGCATTCATCCCATGGTTCGGAGGAATGACTGGTGGAGTTGAAACATTACTTGGATCCACAGGAGGATTCCTTGTTGGATTTGTTATTGCATCATACTTTGTTGGAGCAATAACTGAAAAATATGCTCATGCACGTAACTTTACTAGAATGGCAACCGTGATCGGTGTTGCAAACTTTGCATTAATCTACATTCCAGGACTTTTAGGTCTTGCATTATGGTTAAGCTTAACCCAAGGTGCAACCGTTGGGATTGTTGACCTTTTAATGATGGGTCTTGTACCATTTATCGCTGGAGATATTGTAAAAATCTTAGGTGCAGCATCTGTTTCCAAAGTATGTTTACCAAAAGACTAA